The sequence below is a genomic window from Cyanobium sp. ATX 6F1.
GGCCGACTTCCTGCCCCTCAAGTTCCTGGAGGTGGACGAAGAGCGCAACCGCCTGGTGCTCAGCCATCGCCGCGCCCTGGTGGAGCGCAAGATGAATCGCCTGGAGGTGGGCGAGGTGGTGATCGGCACCGTCCGCGGCATCAAGCCCTACGGCGCCTTCATCGACATCGGCGGCGTCAGCGGCCTGCTGCACATCTCCGAGATCAGCCACGAGCACATCGAGACCCCCCACACGGTGCTCAATGTCAACGATCAGATGAAGGTGATGATCATCGACCTCGACGCCGAGCGCGGTCGGATCTCCCTTTCCACCAAAGCCCTCGAACCCGAACCGGGCGACATGCTCACCGACCCGGCCAAGGTGTTCGAAAAGGCCGAGGAGATGGCCGCCCGCTACAAGCAGATGCTGCTGGAGCAGGCCGAAGAGAACGAGCCCATGGGTGTCACCCTCGACTGACCAGCCGATCCACCTCCCGCACCAACCAATTCCACGCCATGGCGCACCTCCAACTTCGGGGCGTGGATCTAGGTCCAGTGCGAGCTGTGCTGTTCGACAAGGACGGCACCCTCAGCCATAGCGAGCCACTGCTGGTGGAGTTGGGAGCGGCCCGGATTGAGGCGGCCCTGGAACGGGTGTCGATGGAGCGCCAGAGCCCGTTGCGAGATCTCCTGCAGCGCGCCTACGGTCTCAACGATGGCGCGATCGATCCGGCCGGCACAACGGCGGTGGCGTCCAGGGCCCACAATCTGATCTCCACCGCCACGGCCTTCTGCCAGGTGGGCCTGGGCTGGGCGGAGGCTCTCTCCCACAGCGAAGCGGTGTTCGCCCTCAGTGACACCCTGCACGTCCATGGTTCCCGACCCGCCGGCGCCCCCACGGCTGGTTTGGAAAGCCTGTTGACCAGCCTGCAAGCGGCCGGTGTGCGCTGCGGAGTGATCAGCAACGACGAGCGCTCAGGCATTGAGCATTTCCTCGGGTGCCACGGCCTGCAGGATTGTTTCCAGTCGATCTGGAGCGCCGAGCACCGCCCTTGCAAGCCAGATCCAGCGGCCGTTCACGGACTCTGCACCGAACTGGGTGTCGCCCCCTCCGACTGCGCCCTGATCGGCGATGCGGACAGTGATCTGTTGATGGCCGCCCTGGCGGGTGTGCCCCTGGTGATCGGCTTTCAAGGCGGCTGGAGCAGCCGCCCATCCCTGAGCGCCCCGCA
It includes:
- a CDS encoding HAD family hydrolase, which produces MDLGPVRAVLFDKDGTLSHSEPLLVELGAARIEAALERVSMERQSPLRDLLQRAYGLNDGAIDPAGTTAVASRAHNLISTATAFCQVGLGWAEALSHSEAVFALSDTLHVHGSRPAGAPTAGLESLLTSLQAAGVRCGVISNDERSGIEHFLGCHGLQDCFQSIWSAEHRPCKPDPAAVHGLCTELGVAPSDCALIGDADSDLLMAALAGVPLVIGFQGGWSSRPSLSAPHLPLERWSELTVTSVY